Part of the Neoarius graeffei isolate fNeoGra1 chromosome 15, fNeoGra1.pri, whole genome shotgun sequence genome is shown below.
AGACCTCTTAAGAATGTGACTATTTGTTCTTTTGAGTGATGAGGAGAAATTTGcaaatagtgaaaaaaaaaaaaaacctaatagatCTGTAATGACTAATTCATGCAGATGCAGGGTAGACATTTAATTCTCACTGATTGGTTTCAAAATTTGTCATTACTGTAAATGGGGCTGTTGATGTGATATTGCCATAAATTACTAGGTCTCGATGTGTTGAGTATCATATACTGTATGTTGTCAGTATTTATAACATTGACCAAGTATATCACAGAAAATTCAGGATAAACATTTCCTTTAAGTCCAAATGCCTTACTGTTTTACTGACAAATATTGAGTTATTAAATGTCATCTTACTTCATTTTCACAGTATGTTTCTGCCATGTCACCCAGCCCTAAATCTAATTACATACCAGTGCGTGTTCCTAACTAGAGCTTTCTCTCTGAAGTTTATCCGCTGTAACAGGCCTCCCAGGCTGACCATGGAGGATGCACTGGAGGAAGTGTTGCAGGAGATGAAGGACTATCACTATATTTGAAGTGCACATTTACAGAATTGTAGATGGAACAAGCTGTACAAGGAGCAGCTGTCATTCATGTGCTCAATGCTTCTGTGTAATGCAAAATGCATGTTATTTTTTGAAATCTTTACTTCTGTGAGGTAAGTTGTCTTTGGTGACATCACCTGCTTTAAAAGCAGCAGCTAAAGTACTTCCCCAAGCCCAAAATGTAATCCAGCAACCAGTTCTTTTGTTTTGCACTGGCACCAAGTTGACGGACTTTGAAACTGGGACCTacttgttagcaacattagcctTATAGCTTCAGTGCAAAATCAACTATATTTTTGGTAAGGAGAactgtgtggatttttttttttttttaaaaggaaaagtCCACTAAAacattaaatatgtttatatTGAAATCTTCGTGACGTGTTTAGTCattctggtgctaatttgttggttgATGCAGTATTCCTGCACGAAGCTACATGCCATAAATTTATGGTAATTAAATTATGATAATGCTGTCACATAATGCTCTTCACAAGTTTTCAAGAGAAATCCAACACAGGAGAAGTGGAGACAGCAATCATTGAATCAGAGTTCGAGAATGCAATGCAGTTAGATGCCACAACTACACCCATGCAGGGCCCATGGCCTACAACCAACTTAACTCAGCTATTTAAATGATATACAGGATAACCAATGAAGAAGAAAGAGATTGGAcagactaaagcactgctgcattaGTGTGTTTGTTTAGGTAGAGCACATGGGCTAAATCTCATCAGAGGATGGTTCAACTGCATTGTAATGTAGGAAACAAATAGTCAACAGCATGGAAGATTATATATTCatttaaggccacaccaattcaattagttggttctcggaatcaccgcttgaagaaaatgcaaaatgaaaaaaaaatcgaaatcaaactcctgccaacagaaaaggtcacgtgacgtcaaaccaatcaaatcgccccgttcactttcgataaagacttgtggaagaaacatgcctgtggaggggagtcctgcaaagcctgtgtttgtgatcgttaggatattcagcgaacagaagcgtaaaatctttgacaggtgtgttgaaattctgtttactggtttgcctgtattgtttggtctatttccactgctaattttaccatcagagcattttttaaattttatttcgcccgctcgcttcatatttttcctgaaaaaatccgagaaccaactaattaaattggcgtggcctaaaatataaaatatgcagCTTGTTCAGGGTGGACTTCCTTTAATTCTTGCCTGAACTATTTTAAGTGTTCTACTTCTAGCAGGCAAGTCAATTAGCAATTCCAAGATTTAGAAAAATATCTGTTGTGTAAACATACTATGATGAAGCTCAGAGCCGTCAGATAAACATGGATAGGAAATTGACTATTGTTCATTTGACCCGATGCAAATTAGTGGCTACTGATCATCAAGGGTGAGAGTTCACAAGCATTATATATGGTACTCACTATATACCATTTTATACACCAAACTGTTTATTAGAATGTTTTTTACATGAAACTCCTTTGCTCAGTGTTATTGCAAATGAATCATTTATAGTTGCCATTTACAGAAACTGCATCAAGGTATGATTAAAACATATCTTTATTTCCTTGTACTAGGTATTAAATTTAAGCTAAATTCATTGAACTGCAATGACACTGATGTTCAAACTACAACATGACCTTTTGATTTGTTACAACGAAAACAACCAAAGGCCAGATCGATTTTCCAAACAAAAGGGTAACAAAGGAGAGGGGCTTtcatatacatatataaaaaaagaaagtGTTATGAAGAATCATTCTGTAGCTGAGGCTTCCTGCGTGTCTCGACTCACtgaaaacaaaggagacaaaaaggcAAGGTAAAACTTTTAATAAAAATAAGATATTTCTATTCATTAATTAGTATTCTATGAGTTTTATCTATAATGAATATCATAGAAAACATAACAGCAAGGGACTCCACATTCACCAACATATCACATTAAATATCAAGAGTTAAcctttttaaattttgatttagaaaaaaaaaatgtataatacTTGACTATATTTGAAGGTCATTAACTTGATCAATAAAATGGAaacatgatctgcattagtgcatAAGATTATGCAATGTCTTAATTTCTCTTAAACTATTACTTTTTCCAAAATATTTTCTGGGTTTCCATTCTTTCTCAGGTCTGGAAATGAGTGTGTGTAAACATCTGTGTAGATTAAAAATTAAAACCAACAATGGTTATTGATGCTGTGTATGTCCATGATGTCGCATGTTGTTTGACCGTGTACATCATGTAGTGCTAACCCCAACTGCATTACTTGTTAGTACCAAAAAAATAAAACTGGACTCCTTGGTACTGGATCAGTGGGAAAATTGTGGTTCTAGAGTCTTTGTGCTTTTCCTTACAGGGTACAATTAAAGTCATCACCCTGTAACTGTGACCCCCATGTAGATGATCTATAAAAGCTTCCTGCTACATCACAATCATCCTCAAGTCACTCTCATCAACCTGAGTGACCCAGgagtgatggtggtcatccaCTTAGTTGTAGAACCACAGTTCCAATATCTTCAGTCAAGAAAATTTGCCAACACTTTCCCTTTGGATCCTAGAAATGACCCTAAAGTGAAGAAGCCTGAAGTAGTACAACTCTGCTGATGTGAAAGCAGAGGAACTGGCTGTGTTCCACAGTGACTGGAATTTACTCAGGTTTATTCTCTGCTGTCAACCAATCTGGTATGCAGAGCATAATGAATTGTTTTAAAAAGACATTTAGGGTTCTTAGATCCAGAATGTAGTGAATTCCACTTCCCTTTTTTAGGAATCAGGAAATATCTTGTAAAAAGCCCAGATAACCTGTTTTCATAATAGTGACTGTATTTCTGCATTCACTATACCCAATTGGCATGAGTGCTTGGTTATGGTGAGGAAGCAGAAGCACAGTTTTCTGGTGGCAAAAGTTCTAGTACTTTGTACAGGAAAAAGATCTAGCACGGACCTGATTTCCACACAAAATTATTTATAGTCCACTGATTGTCCATCACAGGCTATTTTGATGTCTTACATTGTTGGTTCCTTGTTAAGCCCTACTATGTACAGCTGACAAGCCAAAGAGAAAAAGGTCACCTCATTCTTCTTGCGCAACTGTGTGTGTACTGACAGTGATGCTACCTTTCTCTCTTGCTTTCATCCGTGCAACAAAGTTGTAGCTTTTGTTTCTTCTGTAGTTGACATACGGGTCATCCAGGGGAATTCCAACACCTTTGTACTGATCCCACTTGTCACGTATATCGCCTCCCTTAATAGGATCCTGAATGCCTTGCTCTTTTGCTCCAAGCCCTCCAGAGCCACTCCATCCTGCATACAAAAACAGTCTATTGCTGAATTTCTCATAGGCAATAGCAGGTAAATCAACATAGCGTTGCTGTATATGCTCTGGGTCATACAAACATCCAGTTCATGGAAAGCTACAGATGTTAAAACCACAAAGCTACACATTACTGAATAATGCATCACGCAGAGACCTATTTCACACACAGTCATTAGACAAGTTGCTGGAACGCTCACCCATTTTCATGAGCATCTGATGGCCCTTGTTCTCCTCGCCAAGCCTCTGATCAGTAGGTTGAGCTGGAGGTCCAGAGCCCAAGCCAGAGGTGGACCTGTGCGTGTGCACAAACACGATTCTAGCCTCTGCATTGTCTCTTAAATGTGTCTGTGGGTGAGTGGGCGATTGCTGTGGACACTTACGGTGGTGTGGGGCTGCGGGACTTTGCAGCTTGTCGTCGCCGATCAGGTGAACGGGACCTAGAGCGTGATCGGGAGCGAGACCGGCTTCTGGACCTTGACCTGGAGTGGCTCCTACTTCTGAAAGGTGGAAATGCAAAAACGCATTCAATACATTTTGTTATAATGTgctgcaacatacaacatatgACGTGATGTGTCGTAATGCTAATAAACGTTCTATTTTCATGAATAGCGGTATGTGTTCACACATACCAGTGCAAAGAAACAGCAGCAGTACCAATGTGTGAAATGTAGACATTGCAGTGACATTACCTGGATCGAGATCTGGAATAGGAGCGTGAACGGGATCTGGAAGACCTGGAGCGCGATGATTTGGAGGAGCGAGAGCTGGAAGGCGACGACGATCTGCCTCGACTACGGGAGCGGCTCCTTGAGCGACTGCCACGTGTGCTGAGGAGTCACACACGACTATAGTCTTAGTTAAACTGACAATTTAACAGTAAATAATTCCAATTAAAAtgactgcattaaaaaaaaacaattacaacAGAGATCAAATGAAAAAACTATATAACTATAAAGATTAAGACATTTAAAAAACCCACAATTCAAACCAGTGATTTCAATATTAATTTGACAACACCAACACTGGCCTAAAATGTAGAATCAATTTAAGAATTGTTTAGCTTAAAGTATAAAAAGGCAGACGGCACTCTTGTAACAAATTTTGCCAGCTTCTATATTACTGACTTGGTAATAATGATCATCCCTGTTATCAGTACTGGACAAAATGGTTAAGCAGGGATGCAGCTACTCTTAACATCAACTTTTTAAAattcacaacgatattttttattACAGTGCACGCAAACAAACCCACTGAAGCACCAATGACAACGCAATACTCGGCAGATTAAAATCTATACAGATGCTCACCTGTTACGTTTGTCTTGTTCCTTTTTCCTCCTTGCTCTCATTTTGGCTCTGAAAAACTCATACAGGCCGTTCTGCTCCCATCCCtcactaaaaatgacaaacagcaATAGTTTCAAAACACTGTACTAAACAGCAGCATAAAAACAGATCtaccatgttgtaaagtgtagccAGAGGCAACATACACTGCTCTAGATCCTGACAGACATTAGGAGACGAGCAATTATATTTCTGTTATGGCGTCatgattgttttttattgttatcGCAATGCGAGTTTGCACAACAAACACACTGTAAAGGGCTGCAAAGTGAAGATACAAGCTGCTCAAATTGTTTTCTTAGCCAACAGCAGTCTCTCAGGctgtataactgtgtgtgtgcatgcttacACAGGTGGTAACATCAttaaaagcaaagaaaaaaaatatacgtGTGCTATTGTTAACTATTAGattgaaaaagactgatgttcggCCCAAGTACTGGATAAACACTGAgaagtgagaatgtgagtgaggaGGAACTGGTACTAAAATTCAGCTTTTCAATTTTAAACAATACCATCTCCGTTCCaaattttgtgaaaaatgcatcAAGCAGCAAAGGCTTTGAAAAATAAATTGTATTTCTAAAAGTAGTGTTAATAGGAATCTTTAATAGAAATATTTTAAGCTCATTTGTGTAAATATGTAAAGAGAGAGAAGTAGTTTTACAGCACACATACTCCTTATGTTTCTATGGCATAGTCTCAAATCACGTGCACCACAGATTTTTCATGCAAAGTCCATAAAGTCCTATAGACTCTTTCCTGAATCCTTGGTTAGTAGTACCAAGTGTGTTATATTAGGCTTAACAATACAATTACAGCTTAATTTAAAAGCACCAAAGGTACCAGGAGGAACAATTaaacaaaatattattaaaaaaaaaaaaaagtgtttgcatgtgagagtgagagagaaatatggcccttttccactaccctttttcagctcacttcagctcgcttcagctcacttcagcccgacacggctcgcgtttcgactacctcagaacagcacgactcagctcgcttcagccctactcagcacccaaaacttgcacggttttggagtggggctgaagcgagccaaaccgagccgagtggggctaggggcgtgaggagacactcccctgtgcactgattggtgaggaggagtgtcctcacacgccctgagagcacgctgggatctgtaaacaccgtaaacccggaagaagaagaattacgaattacgagaatttctgaagccttatgcgcctcgcctcatctatacgctcttgccagtatctgttggcgttgtcggtgacaacaagccacagcaacaagaccagcaacactaacgactccatgtcctccatgtttattgtttactatccgggtcgtgagactaccgcttaaaaggtcgctgatgtcactgtttgcgccgcctaatgacatcacgtgacgtccacccactttcgctaactccacccagtgtgtccacccacttccagccagcacggttcagcgcggttgtagtcgaaatgcaactccaacagccccgctcagctcgactcagcccgactcagcacggcacggctcagcccaactcagccgcgttggtagtggaaaagcagcattagaaaGGGGTGGTGACCTGTTCCTGGGTCTGTCATGAGAAGGAGGACTGTAAAAGGCCTCCACAGCAGCCAGCAGACGGTCACTAGGAGGCATGGGAGGAGGCAGACGGATGTCTTTGGGGTCCAGAGCCTTGTAGTCATGATCTTCCAGCtgggaagaaagagaaaaatatcatcgcaggtaagattCAAGAGAAggacaataaaaaaaagattgCACTGTATTATTTTCTACAAAATTACTTTGATGGTTAGACTCAGATCTAAGCCAGATCTACATGCTTACTTTCACAAGAGGAGCCATGAGGCCTGCAGGCAGGTCGAAGTAGGGAACATTAGGCACCAGACTGGGGTCATCCTGGTTCACATGTGAGGGAGTCTGCCGTCTCATGTGGTGTGACTGGCCATTAAAGCCGTGTGGTGGGGGCCCAAAGTCTGGGTGCTGGTTACTACCCCAGGGAGGATGTTCACTGATTCCTGGGGGAGGAATCCTCTGGTTTGGGTGGTGGTgtggtggaccaatttctttaaaaaaaaaaaaaaaaaaaacagcccaccatacaaacattattattattatttaatacttTATTATAATATTTACTATAatagcttgtttttttttaaacatgatatATTTAATGCAGCTGCATCAAGTATTTCTCTCACCACCAGGGAAGTCACCCTGTGGGTAATCAAACCGATGTGGTGGGAATGGCGGTCGGTCAAAGTGATGCCGGGGTGGGAAGTCATCCTGCATGAAACGTGGAGGGAAGCGATTGAAGTTGTGTGGTGGAGGTGGCTGGTTGAATGGAGGTGGCTGCTGGTGTGGGGGGAAGGGCCCCCGGAAGTGTGGGGGCCGCTGCATGCGGAAAGGTGGCTCTCTCTGGCTCCAGGGTGGCTGATCAGGCTGGTTGCTCCAGGGTGGCTGGTCAAACTGTCCACTCCATGAGGGTGGAGGCTCGTTCTGGCTACTCCATGGGCCTCCTGGACCTCCAGGGCCACCATCTCGAGGGCTACTCCAGCTCGGCTCTCGCTCATTCCACATACCCTCATGGCTGTTCCAGGGTGGGCACGGAGGCGGAGCTTGAGTGGGGTCAAACGGTGGCTGAGAAAGGGAGTTATAGCATGTAGCAGTGTGCGGAGAAACAGATGAGCAATAAACTAAATCAGGGACTTCTGTTTGATTTAAACTGAGAGAACTGTTCACCAACTGGTCTAAACTGATTATTTATGCCAAACAGCATTCAAAAATTAAAGTAAGGGTGGgcaatatgaaaaacaaaataGAGCCAGAATATTATAGATATTTTTATGATACACACAGTGTATCACAATATTTCCATTTACTTAAGTACTTATAAAAAGACATCACATCACACAGgggtaaatttattagggataaaattatctaaTATGTTTAAAGtcaatatttttctgtaaagctgctttgcgacaacatcTGTTACACGTGTtacacaaataaactgacttgacattTTACAACCTTTAGTCACTAAAATTATTAAAACCATTAGTGCATAAAACACTCACAGGTTGCGGAGGGTTCCATGATGGCATTCCATGCTGGGGATCAAACCAACCAGGCTTCGAGGAGGGAATATCAGAGGAGGCAGAAGGATTGGAGTCAGGTTGTCTCGTCTGAGAACCATCATAATCACCTGGAGGTGGGGCTGTCATCGGAGGCTTCACATCTGCTGATAAAATCACCAGTAAACTTTTTGCTGCAATGCCTATTTTAGTTTTGTAATGCACCATATCAGGATTTACTTACCGGGCTGAGCAGTCATAGAGGACTGGTTCCCTCCTTTACCCTCAGGCTCTGATGGTGCCAACTGGCCTACAGCAGCTGCTGCGGCTGCCACAGCAACACTCTGCTGCTGCTTCAGGTTGGCCACAAACTCCTCGTGCTGAGTCTTCAGTGCCTGAATCTGCTGCTGAAAGGCCAACTGCACCGGCTGCACCACAGCAGCATACTCTGTAATCAGAGATGCCTAAAGGCACGAGACATTCAGCTTTCATTAACAAAAATCCTGTGAACTTCCAAGAACACAATTTACAATAAAACACAGACAAGTGATTGCAGACTAGTCTTGTGTGACATCGTGAGGCGATTGTCCCTACATGTCCCAATATTCAGTGACCATACAGTGATGTACAAGAGCACCTGAGATCAACTTTCTTTCTCAAGAGCACAACTGTCATTACTTTCAATCGGGATCAAATCCATAACCTACTTGGGGAAAACCAAGTCTTCCCTCATTTATACAACATGAAAACAGCACTTTCAGATTTAGCTGATTAGAAAGACATATTTTTGGCGATCAGAAACACCACACATGGAAAAAGGGATCTGAAAAGTTGTGTTTTCAGATGTTCCTATATTAGTATGGATTGGGCCTTCCAAAATACCAACctacatttaaaggagaactgaagtaatttttaaacttgctttatgtcttaaaggtctccttgcatcattttttcattaattgtgcggtggtctctagtatgaatgaatcccctgtgagccggttttggtgaaaaaaaaatgctgtggttctcctgtttcaggctgttctagtttgctggaggagtgggtggcaggaaaacgacaggatttcagctcttactcattaatattcatgacatgtaaacatgttacctctgattggctaacagcactgtgacgctacctccagtgggtcagaacaagcggatgtgggtgtcttactacggcgagagagaaggaacaaaccgcaaagagaaaaataccgcgcgttgacgtcattgaggtgcgacgcgaggaaataagaaactcaacaaatgtttgggtttttactgaacaaagaaacgaataaaatgaataagtgacttaaaaaaaaaaagaatgtgggtctctttgtaaaaactgttttgattggctattatggtctcggcatcgatgttttgaccaataacaatgtagataacatgaattttacatcacattcaacgagatttaaacgagactaaagatggcgacttacaaataatgtgtaaacatcgttggagttaataaagtttgaacagcatgaaggaacatacccccaaccccctgaaattaataaaaaaaattctcaacggatttggcataatataaaaaggtcgttttttactcagaaaaagcggaaaactctcatccctgcctagcttgtgaccatgtcatgcatgctaacatggagaatatgaacatgctattttgtaacaaaccttcgaacaaaaagttcatgttttacttacagcttgtgagctggtggtcgatcgtcttgacggtacagatccagggattaaaaacaacctcgaagcaaaaccactactgaaggcaccgaagtttgaaaagtcactgtggttgaaatgatcagaacacagtactaacgttgcattatacttcgctggtggtgttccaaagataaattccaaccatttcttcttcatctcttctatcttgggcaagaaatgcaacgttgatgtgttactgccacaaataacacaggcatgaacttgttcagccatgttttcaacttggtgttaggtcctcttcattagctactgacgagatgggctctgctatctctcctcgtatttaaatccgaacttccttcccgtgggcggtcgcaagccaaggtgggcgaggccatgaatactaatttacgaagtgacgtaagatcgtatggctttttcagatccgctcgtttttccgactattttcttccataagctaatacaggtgtAATGGCACTCCGTTAGCTCTTCCTTGGTTACTGTACCATTTCTCGAGTCAGTCAAAAAAACACTCTTTTTCCACGCGAGTGACGAGATATGACAACTTCCCTTGtctttctaaaatgtttacttaaaaacaacaagGTAAATCACAAAGTCTGGCGCACGGTCAAAAGACTGTGTTGCTTCCACCATGTTCTGACTTGAAACTAAGGTATACACAGTCAGTGATGTCACATTTAGAACATGGAATTCTTTTCTATCTTTTGCTATGTTCTAAACTCTATGTTCTTTTTCTATGTTctaaactcttttctatgttcttttGCTATGTTCTAAACTCTATGTTCTTTTTCTATGTTctaaactcttttctatgttcttaaattatcatcattcatttttaactgtttttaacttaaattattattgcttaactggcccttacaacagggaatgggggtagaattacattttcacatgcagcatatgcaactcggagtgaactatggtatttcaaaaagagccagtattaaacgtttttggtggaagggcacctttaattaatgtgttattcaattacgttttcggttttagtaaccttatatcatgacttgtattggcaactaattgcaattaaatattatacttatcggcctattcggtttttagccatgttgaatttagttaatttggtccacggcaggcgtcgcttatccgcgtgatcttcacgagacttgtgcgagactttgaaacgtgaagtgtcagccagaccACAACTAGGTGCAAAACACATACTCAGCATCTtgtgtcacatttattccaccaaatgaGCTGTTCTCCAAATGAAAtatcgcacaaaaacgagtttaaatgacgattactgcctacttttttcaaactttcctgattgctatcaaaacaaacaaaacttccggcttgattacgtcagcatttgaaagagggcgcgcgcgtcttttgacaacgttggcagatgtt
Proteins encoded:
- the cherp gene encoding calcium homeostasis endoplasmic reticulum protein isoform X2, which produces MDISTPPEDQELRNVIDKLAQFVARNGPEFEKMTMEKQKDNPKFSFLFGGEFFGYYKYKLAIEQQQHPTTHDDEYKMEVLCKPPGKEAPDVPPPLTMLPPPPIPPSTPSVEELIQQSQWNLQQQEQHLHSLRQEQVNAAIVLAMEQQMQKLLVETQLDMAEFDSLLQPIIDTCTKDAISAGKNWMFNNAKSPQHCELMTSHLRNRITADTAHFELRLHLIYLINDVLHHCQRKNQRDLLAALQKVVVPIYCTSFLAVEEDKQQKITRLLQLWEKNGYFDEVTIQQLQSPALGLGQYQASLITEYAAVVQPVQLAFQQQIQALKTQHEEFVANLKQQQSVAVAAAAAAVGQLAPSEPEGKGGNQSSMTAQPDVKPPMTAPPPGDYDGSQTRQPDSNPSASSDIPSSKPGWFDPQHGMPSWNPPQPPPFDPTQAPPPCPPWNSHEGMWNEREPSWSSPRDGGPGGPGGPWSSQNEPPPSWSGQFDQPPWSNQPDQPPWSQREPPFRMQRPPHFRGPFPPHQQPPPFNQPPPPHNFNRFPPRFMQDDFPPRHHFDRPPFPPHRFDYPQGDFPGEIGPPHHHPNQRIPPPGISEHPPWGSNQHPDFGPPPHGFNGQSHHMRRQTPSHVNQDDPSLVPNVPYFDLPAGLMAPLVKLEDHDYKALDPKDIRLPPPMPPSDRLLAAVEAFYSPPSHDRPRNSEGWEQNGLYEFFRAKMRARRKKEQDKRNSTRGSRSRSRSRSRGRSSSPSSSRSSKSSRSRSSRSRSRSYSRSRSRSRSHSRSRSRSRSRSRSRSRSRSPDRRRQAAKSRSPTPPSTSGLGSGPPAQPTDQRLGEENKGHQMLMKMGWSGSGGLGAKEQGIQDPIKGGDIRDKWDQYKGVGIPLDDPYVNYRRNKSYNFVARMKAREKVSRDTQEASATE
- the cherp gene encoding calcium homeostasis endoplasmic reticulum protein isoform X1, which translates into the protein MDISTPPEDQELRNVIDKLAQFVARNGPEFEKMTMEKQKDNPKFSFLFGGEFFGYYKYKLAIEQQQHPTTHDDEYKMEVLCKPPGKEAPDVPPPLTMLPPPPIPPSTPSVEELIQQSQWNLQQQEQHLHSLRQEQVNAAIVLAMEQQMQKLLVETQLDMAEFDSLLQPIIDTCTKDAISAGKNWMFNNAKSPQHCELMTSHLRNRITADTAHFELRLHLIYLINDVLHHCQRKNQRDLLAALQKVVVPIYCTSFLAVEEDKQQKITRLLQLWEKNGYFDEVTIQQLQSPALGLGQYQASLITEYAAVVQPVQLAFQQQIQALKTQHEEFVANLKQQQSVAVAAAAAAVGQLAPSEPEGKGGNQSSMTAQPADVKPPMTAPPPGDYDGSQTRQPDSNPSASSDIPSSKPGWFDPQHGMPSWNPPQPPPFDPTQAPPPCPPWNSHEGMWNEREPSWSSPRDGGPGGPGGPWSSQNEPPPSWSGQFDQPPWSNQPDQPPWSQREPPFRMQRPPHFRGPFPPHQQPPPFNQPPPPHNFNRFPPRFMQDDFPPRHHFDRPPFPPHRFDYPQGDFPGEIGPPHHHPNQRIPPPGISEHPPWGSNQHPDFGPPPHGFNGQSHHMRRQTPSHVNQDDPSLVPNVPYFDLPAGLMAPLVKLEDHDYKALDPKDIRLPPPMPPSDRLLAAVEAFYSPPSHDRPRNSEGWEQNGLYEFFRAKMRARRKKEQDKRNSTRGSRSRSRSRSRGRSSSPSSSRSSKSSRSRSSRSRSRSYSRSRSRSRSHSRSRSRSRSRSRSRSRSRSPDRRRQAAKSRSPTPPSTSGLGSGPPAQPTDQRLGEENKGHQMLMKMGWSGSGGLGAKEQGIQDPIKGGDIRDKWDQYKGVGIPLDDPYVNYRRNKSYNFVARMKAREKVSRDTQEASATE